In a genomic window of Gossypium arboreum isolate Shixiya-1 chromosome 9, ASM2569848v2, whole genome shotgun sequence:
- the LOC108455958 gene encoding CASP-like protein 1D1, protein MESTDKPAAVAATTTTTPSTTVAASKCPFNYSAVDVGLRVVLFAAAVIAVVVMATSKQTEMVPVPGLPTSVRVPFSAEFTDSPAFVYFMAALSTTGLYSIITALASILLGRKPSYTNTILLAFALMDVVFVGIVASATGSAGSVAYIGLRGNSHVRWDKICNVYDEFCRHIGTAIAFSLFAAILLVFLTMFSTFALYKKIR, encoded by the exons ATGGAATCTACAGATAAACCGGCGGCGGTAGCGGCGACGACAACCACAACACCATCAACGACGGTTGCTGCTAGCAAATGCCCTTTTAATTATTCAGCTGTAGATGTTGGTCTTAGGGTGGTATTGTTTGCTGCAGCTGTAATTGCTGTGGTGGTTATGGCTACTAGCAAGCAAACTGAAATGGTTCCTGTTCCAGGCTTGCCTACTTCAGTTAGGGTTCCTTTTTCGGCCGAGTTCACCGATTCACCTGCCTTTGT ATACTTTATGGCAGCATTATCAACAACAGGCTTATACAGCATCATCACTGCTCTCGCATCAATTTTGCTCGGCCGCAAGCCTTCTTATACCAACACCATCTTGCTCGCCTTTGCATTAATGGATGTG GTATTTGTGGGAATTGTTGCCTCAGCCACCGGTTCCGCCGGTAGCGTCGCATACATCGGATTAAGAGGCAACAGCCACGTCCGGTGGGACAAAATCTGCAACGTTTACGACGAGTTCTGTCGACATATTGGAACGGCAATCGCATTCTCGTTATTTGCGGCCATCTTGTTGGTGTTCCTCACCATGTTCTCCACCTTCGCCCTTTACAAAAAGATCCGTTGA
- the LOC108455977 gene encoding uncharacterized protein LOC108455977 isoform X1 — MNQSDYSYSSLPNDIALKIASSLEVPDLSSLGCCSRVWREICGSDCLWESLVKERWPLLYEAVKDPNFKDWRGFYVKQHEEKKGQADSVINLVEQCSQSDSLKVIDYLHAIRSLKTMQFGFRDVQMLLLKQKLNVLLNLIGLHYCLNILQVQAFCIAEALRSGKIVDRQVCVKWRQPRRWVYGFRIRDGYHSRCVYLEDLVTGEDDGEVLTVLERGATHEFLRVQVFVVNSPKQSPV, encoded by the exons atgAATCAATCAGATTACTCATACAGTTCACTACCAAATGATATAGCTCTCAAAATTGCTTCTTCCCTTGAG GTACCGGATCTTTCTTCATTGGGTTGTTGTTCTCGGGTTTGGCGAGAGATATGCGGGTCGGATTGTTTATGGGAGTCACTTGTTAAAGAAAGATGGCCTCTTTTATATGAAGCTGTTAAAGACCCTAACTTCAAG GATTGGCGAGGATTTTATGTAAAGCAGCACGAAGAGAAGAAGGGTCAAGCCGATTCTGTCATTAACTTGGTGGAACAATGCTCGCAGTCCGATTCACTCAAGGTTATAGACTATCTGCATGCAATCAGAAGCCTGAAAACGATGCAGTTCGGTTTCAGAGATGTTCAAATGCTGCTGTTGAAACAGAAGCTGAATGTTCTGCTTAACTTGATTGGACTACATTACTGCCTTAACATTCTTCAAGTGCAG GCTTTTTGTATCGCAGAAGCACTTCGGAGTGGTAAGATAGTTGATCGACAAGTTTGCGTAAAGTGGCGACAGCCCAGGAGATGGGTCTACGGCTTTCGTATCCGAGATGGATATCATTCCCGCTGTGTCTATCTCGAAGATCTTGTGACGGGAGAAGATGATGGCGAAGTGTTGACGGTACTTGAACGAGGAGCTACTCATGAATTTTTACGAGTTCAGGTGTTTGTTGTTAATTCCCCCAAGCAATCTCCAGTCTAG
- the LOC108455977 gene encoding uncharacterized protein LOC108455977 isoform X2 translates to MNQSDYSYSSLPNDIALKIASSLEVPDLSSLGCCSRVWREICGSDCLWESLVKERWPLLYEAVKDPNFKDWRGFYVKQHEEKKGQADSVINLVEQCSQSDSLKVIDYLHAIRSLKTMQFGFRDVQMLLLKQKLNVLLNLIGLHYCLNILQVQKHFGVVR, encoded by the exons atgAATCAATCAGATTACTCATACAGTTCACTACCAAATGATATAGCTCTCAAAATTGCTTCTTCCCTTGAG GTACCGGATCTTTCTTCATTGGGTTGTTGTTCTCGGGTTTGGCGAGAGATATGCGGGTCGGATTGTTTATGGGAGTCACTTGTTAAAGAAAGATGGCCTCTTTTATATGAAGCTGTTAAAGACCCTAACTTCAAG GATTGGCGAGGATTTTATGTAAAGCAGCACGAAGAGAAGAAGGGTCAAGCCGATTCTGTCATTAACTTGGTGGAACAATGCTCGCAGTCCGATTCACTCAAGGTTATAGACTATCTGCATGCAATCAGAAGCCTGAAAACGATGCAGTTCGGTTTCAGAGATGTTCAAATGCTGCTGTTGAAACAGAAGCTGAATGTTCTGCTTAACTTGATTGGACTACATTACTGCCTTAACATTCTTCAAGTGCAG AAGCACTTCGGAGTGGTAAGATAG
- the LOC108455948 gene encoding sodium/hydrogen exchanger 1-like, which translates to MAIGILSTLLAKSETILGSGHSSVVSMNLFVALLCGCIVIGHLLEESRWMNESITALAIGLCTGIVILLTTGGKSSHLLVFSEDLFFNYLLPPIIFNAGFQVKKKQFFRNFMTIMLFGAVGTLISFAIISLGAIHFFKKMSIGNLKIGDYLAIGAIFSATDSVCTLQVLNQDDTPLLYSLVFGEGVVNDATAVVLFKAIQSFDLPHINTTIALQFVGNFLYLFISSTLLGVLAGLLSAYIIKKLYFGRHSTDREVALMILMAYLSYMLAEFFYLSAILTVFFCGIVMSHYTWHNVTESSRVTTKHAFATLSFVAEIFIFLYVGMDALDIEKWRVVSDSPGKSVGVSAILLGLILVGRAAFVFPLSSISNLTKKAPCDKIDFKQQVTIWWAGLMRGAVSMALAYNQFTSLGHTQLRGNAMMITSTITVVLFSTVVFGLMTKPLIRILLPSPKNRMLSSEPSTPKSLTVPLLTNGHDLEAYESDRNLITRPTSLRMFLSTPSNTVHYYWRKFDNAFMRPVFGGRGFVPFVPGSPIEQNDQQWQ; encoded by the exons ATGGCAATCGGGATACTAAGCACTCTTTTAGCAAAATCAGAGACGATTTTAGGGTCTGGTCACAGCTCAGTAGTTTCAATGAATTTATTCGTTGCTCTTCTTTGCGGGTGTATCGTGATCGGTCATTTGCTAGAGGAAAGCCGATGGATGAATGAATCCATTACTGCCCTTGCCATT GGGCTGTGCACTGGAATTGTAATTTTGCTTACAACAGGAGGAAAAAGCTCTCATCTTTTAGTTTTCAGTGAAGATTTGTTCTTTAATTATTTGCTTCCACCTATTATTTTCAATGCAGG ATTCCAGGTGAAAAAGAAGCAATTTTTCCGCAACTTTATGACCATAATGCTGTTTGGTGCAGTTGGCACTTTAATATCCTTTGCCATCATATCTCTAG GTGCCATACATTTTTTCAAGAAAATGAGTATTGGTAATCTCAAGATAGGGGATTATCTTG CCATTGGGGCAATATTTTCAGCAACAGACTCTGTTTGCACTTTGCAA GTGCTTAATCAGGACGATACGCCTTTATTGTATAGTCTGGTTTTCGGGGAGGGAGTTGTGAATGATGCCACAGCGGTTGTTCTTTTCAAAGCAATCCAAAGCTTTGACCTTCCTCACATCAACACCACCATTGCTTTGCAATTTGTTGGGaactttttatatttattcatCTCGAGTACATTGCTTGGGGTTTTG GCTGGATTGCTTAGTGCTTACATTATTAAAAAGCTCTATTTCGGAAG GCACTCAACGGATCGCGAGGTTGCTCTCATGATACTCATGGCTTACCTTTCATATATGCTGGCTGAA TTTTTCTATTTAAGTGCGATCCTCACTGTGTTCTTTTGTGGGATTGTTATGTCTCATTATACATGGCATAATGTTACCGAAAGTTCAAGAGTGACAACCAA GCATGCTTTTGCCACACTATCATTTGTTGCTGAGATTTTCATCTTCCTCTATGTTGGTATGGATGCTTTGGACATTGAGAAATGGAGAGTAGTTAGTGATAG CCCTGGGAAATCAGTTGGGGTGAGCGCAATTCTATTAGGCTTGATTCTTGTTGGGAGAGCAGCCTTTGTTTTCCCTTTATCTTCCATTTCCAACTTGACTAAGAAAGCTCCATGTGACAAAATTGATTTCAAACAGCAA GTTACCATTTGGTGGGCCGGTCTTATGCGTGGTGCAGTTTCAATGGCACTTGCTTATAATCAG TTTACCAGCTTGGGCCATACTCAGTTGCGAGGGAATGCAATGATGATAACCAGCACAATCACAGTTGTACTTTTCAGCACTGTG GTTTTTGGCTTGATGACTAAACCATTGATTAGAATCTTGCTTCCTTCACCGAAAAATCGAATGCTCTCTTCCGAACCGTCTACACCTAAGTCACTCACCGTGCCGCTTCTCACCAATGGCCACGACTTAGAGGCTTACGAAAGCGACCGAAATCTAATAACCCGGCCAACAAGCTTAAGGATGTTCTTGAGCACTCCTTCCAACACCGTGCACTACTATTGGAGAAAATTCGACAACGCGTTCATGCGACCTGTATTCGGAGGAAGGGGTTTCGTACCCTTCGTTCCGGGATCGCCCATCGAACAAAATGATCAACAATGGCAGTGA